The following DNA comes from Thermofilaceae archaeon.
GCGCAGGATAGCGGACTTCATCTACTTCAGCGAAAAGTACGCGGCGAGGAGCCTGACGCCGGATCAAATGAGCCGCGCGATAGAGCTCGTCAGGGAACTGGGGATCGAATTGGCGTAACCGCGATCCGCGCCTCACTTACTCCCGGCTGCAGCGCTCTACCATCTCTCGAATGCTTCGTTGTTCAGGACCTCTCCGCCCACTAGCACCTTTCCCGTCAGGGCTTCGGCAGGGTGGGGATGTAGACCCCGACCTTACCGGGGTTCACGCGGCTGGCTGATCTCTACCCCTCTTAAACCTCTTCGACGATCCACCCTTCCCCGATCGACCTGCCGCGGAGCCGCGGGGACCTAAGCCTGAGGTAGCCGGTCGTGCTCAGCTTCCACAAAACCGTGGGGTACCTGGAGTCCTTCTCGCCCGCCCCCAGCTTCTCCTCCAGCACCTTCGCTATGAACTCGCTCCTCGACATCCTCAGCTGCCTGCAGAGGGCGTCCACCCTCTTCAAGAGATCCTCCGGGAGGCTCACGCTCACCTTGACAGTCGTCACACCCTGCAACAACTCTTACCACCGGCTAATCAAGCTTTCCGCTACCACAGACGCAGAGCCCATGAAGCACGATCGCCTAAGCCGGTCCCGGCCGGTGCGATGGGTAAAGCCCTAATGCGCCTAGAGGCAAATGCAGAGAGGGTAGCGTGGCGCTTCGGGGCCCAGCTCTCGAACAGCTACCGGTTTAGAGTGATTGGGGGTCCGATTCCAAGCTCCACTCGAAAATCCCATTATTAGCGCTCCCTAGCCGCTATCTCGGGCTCCTGCTTCACAGCAGGTACAGCTCCACTCTCTCCAGCTGCCCCGTCCTCGGGTTCACCCTCAGGCCGAGCTTCTCGAGCACCGTATTGCCGATCAGTGCGTCCACGCCGGGCGGCGTCCTCAACCCCTCCCAGACCTCCACGTCCGCGTCGGTCACCATCCCCTCGACCTCACCTACTCCGTACTTCACGCTCACTCTGCCACCGTCGGGCAGCACCCTCACCCTCTCGTGCTTTAGCTTGACGTCCGCCCCCTCGACAGCCTCGGGCCTGGCGATCAAGTCGCCGTAGAAGCAAGCGTCGACTAGAGCCCTGAGCACCACCTCGCCCCTGGCTCTGACCTTAACGGGGATTACGGCGGCCCCCATCACCAGCTCGCTACCGCGCGCGATCTTAAGCTTGACCGCGGGGAGACCGTTACAACTTGCAGGGTTGAGGGCAGGCTCGCGTGCTCGTGCGGGCTCCCTGCGGCTGGAGCTGGCGGGGCTCACCGGGAGGGTGCCGCGGCACCCCGCGGAGCGCTACGGCTTGATCTCGATCCAGTACCTCGAAACCTCCTTGAAGAAGGCGCGCCCCGATCTCTCGCTGAACTCCCTGGGCGTTAGGGCTACTATGTCGAAGCCAAACTCCCGCGGCAGCTTCAACCTCACGAGCGCAACCCTTTCCGCGTACTCCATGCCCTCGAAGCGCTCGCACACGACGACCACGTCGACGTCGCTCTCAAGCGTGTGATCCCCCCTCGCGTAGCTCCCGAAGAGGTACACCGTCGCGCCGAGCTCCCTGGCGAGCCTCTCCAGCGCCTCAAGGACCTCCCTACGGGTCTTGTAGAGCTTTTGCGACCTCATCAAGGACCCCTCTAGCCGTCGAGACAGCCTCCTCCGCCTGCTCCCTTGTGATCTCCTCGGAGGGCCTCTCCACGCCGGCACTCGGGGACCTGGCCACCGTGTAGTACGCTGAGAGCCTGAAGAGGGCTCCCTCGCTAATCTCGCCGAGCAAAATGCCAGCGCCCTTGGCTCTGCGGTAGAGCTTGACGAGGTCGTGCCTTCGAGCGTACCCGCCCAGAGCGTGCAGTATCAGAGCCTTCAACGCCTTCTCGGCCGCCTGCTGGGCCGCGAAGCAGGCCCAGTTGTAGTCGCCCACGCTGATGCTCACCTCCGCGTGACGGAGGTCTGCTCTAGCCTCCGCCAGCCAATCCAGCGCCTCATCCCTTACGGGCATCACCGCACCCCCTGGATCCCCCAAAGCTCGCAGGCAGATTAAAAGCGTCACCAGCGCAAAGCGCGAGAGAAGCGGAGCGCCCATGCTTCAACCACAGCAGGAGTCAGCCACCTCCGCGGAAGCTGCCGTCCCGTGGCCGCATGCTGAAGTGTGAAACCGATGGAGTGTTGTCGGCTGCGCGAGGGGTGCGCAGGCCAGAGAAGGGTTTAGCGGTGATGGCGTGAAAGCCCTCGAGGTCGCAAACCACCAGGCTTATTTGGATCGCCCGATGGCTTTTCCGGGTGAGGGTGTGCGCGTGAGGGAGGATGTCAAGCTGCACTGCGGCGGCAGGTCGGTAGAGGTTGCAGCGTTCGTGGATACAGGCGCTACCACGCTGGTTCTGCCCAGGCGCGTGGCCGAGGAGCTGGGGGTGAAGCCCCTGGGAGGGATGGTCGCTGAGCTCGCGGACGGAACCGTGAGAGAGGTGGACTACGGGGCCGTTGAAGTCGAGGTGAGCGGCAGGAGGGCGCCCGTGCTCGCCGCAATCGTTGAGGGAGGAGAGGTCTGCCTGGGCGTGGAAGCCCTTGAGAGGCTAGGCCTCGCCGTCGACCCAACTACCGGTAAGATCCACCCCACGAGAAGGTTCGTGACGAGACTCTAAAAGCCACCGGATCGGCGCCACCCAGCGCTGCTGATAGGCATCTCGCCATAGCACCTCCGCGTTTTCCACCCTAAGGGCTTCCTCTTCTGTTTTCCACCATCTCTCGATTGCTCCGACACGTTGAATACTATAGCTACTCGCTCGCCTCGAGGTGGCTCGAGCTACAGCGAAGCTGCTTTGCTGAGGGAGAGGCGTTGAGAACGAAAGCTGGCGAGAGGAGCTTACGCGGAGAGAACTACGACATTGCGCCTCCGTTGCCTAGCATGCCGTCCAGCTGCTCTTGAAGCCCGCTACTCACGCTGGCGGGTGAGGTACGCCGCACCAATGCCGTCGGCAGCTGCCGTCCACGCTCGGGGACTTAACGAGTGACTCTTGCTTCGACGATTTTGACCGGGAAAAGAGAGCCCTTTCACAAGGCTTAAAGATGCTCACATAGGCTCGAAGCGAGGGCTAGTGATTTGGCCGAAGAGTTGGCCTGCATCAGCGAGAGGGTAGCCCGTCTATGCGCAACAACAGAGAGGGAAGGTGATGGATCTCTTCGGCTCCAGCCTGATTTTCGGCCCTAAGTTAGGAAGGGTACCCCTAAGCCTCTGGCCGCAAACGCCCAGCTCGGCCTAGCGGCTTACGAGGCTGTGAACGCTTAGGAGATGCTTTACCCACCGAGGAGGTCAGTGAGCAGGCTGCAGGTGAGTGGAATATTTTACTCGCCAAGGCGTTTCGAGGTAGTTCCATCTACGAACTCGGCAGCCCATGCTCGCTGGCCGACCCTCTATAGTCCTACCAGCTGGGGTGCTTCGTGCCCGCGAACTTCGGGATTGACAAGTGAAGCTAGTTTCGACCCCTCCGTTCTCTGTAGAACGTTCAGCTTACTGATAGATCTTGTTAAAAGAGCGGATAAACTATAAATACGACTAAGGTTTTCTTTAATCGATGGCCCAACTTTCTCAGCACTTGATCAGGGTTCCGTCCACCTATCAGCTGGCTGATCTGGTTTTCATCGAGGCTGTAACGCACGTTCACGCTGGTGTGGGGCGCGCCGGCGGCGTCGTTGATCTTCCCGTGCAGAGGGACGAGTACGGTTACCCCTGTATTTACGCTAGCAGCTTGAAGGGTGCTCTAAAGACTGCGCTGCTCTGGGCTCTCGTGAAGGAGAAGAACGATTTGGCGCTCGCGAGGAGGGCCGTCGAGGCTCTGCTGGGGCCGGAGCCCGAACCCGAGGAGAGCTTCGAGTCTAGCGTCGCAGTGCTCGATGCGCGGCTCGTTGCGATGCCCGTGCGCAGCCTCAGGGGCGTGTACGCTTACGTGACCTCACCGTTGCTCCTCAGGAGCTTCCTCGAGTACTCTCGCCTCTACGGCGCGAGCGAGAAGCTGGTGGGCGACGTTGAGTCGCTCCTGAAAGAAGCAGAAGGAGTCGCTCGAGGTTCTTGCCTTTGCGTGGGGGACAAGGATCAGCTGGTTGTGAGCGAACTGGAGGGCAATATTATCCTGCTGGAGGAGTTGTGGCTCAATCCTAAGCCGGCTCAGAGCGGCGGCGAGCTCAGCAAAGCCCTAGGCCTGGACAAGCCCCTACTGGTGCTCCACGACGATGAAGCCAGGCACGCGATCGATCGGGGGCTTCTGAGGCTCACGAGGGTCAGGTTAAGGAGGGATACGAAGACCGTGGAGGAGGGGGGCCTCTGGAGCGAGGAGTACGTTCCGGCTAAAACGAGGTTCGCCACGGTGTTCCTCTTCAAGAAGCCGCCCCTCGCTGAGAAGTTCGTGACGAGCCTTCTGGGTAGGCAGAGCGAGGGCGAACGGGGCCAGCAGCGAGTCGATGATACAGCATACCTCGAAGCTCTCGTGAAGCTCGGCCTGCTAAACGATTCGACGAGAAAGAGGGTAGAGGAAGCTCTGCAGAAGAACGATCTAGCGGGTGCCACCGCGCATCTCGCCAGCAGCGTGAGAGAGCGAGTGAAGGAGCTTCTTGCCAACCATCTGAAGGGATACGTTGTGCTCGGCGGTCACGAGACGATCGGTAAGGGTATCGTAAGGCTTCAGGTGGTTAGCGCATGAGCGCTGAACAGCTTAGGGATCCGGTGAGAGCTGCACTAGACATTTTTATGACAATAAGGGGTGAGCTCGAGCGAAGAGCTAAAAGTGAAAAGGAAAAAACTGATTTTGGCCGCGATCTGCGTGCACGTGCGAGAGACGCCCCCGAGCTGATAGAGGAAGTAGGCTTAGTGCCGGCTCTGAGCTTCTTTTACAGCAAGAGTGATAAAATCGGTTACGAATTGATGCTTAAAGCAATCCTGCTTTACCTGCAAAGAATTCAAATCGTACCTTCAAATATCAATCTCGATGCTATATTAGCGGGGGAAAGGAATACGGATGCCATGATCGACCTGCTAAGGGATCTTCTCAAGTGGAGCACCGTCGTCGTGCCGATTTTGAGACCGTTTCTTGTTGAGTTTAAGCGACTCTGTGAGGCCACCTGGAGCGAGAGGGGCTCCTCATGAGCACTTATAGCCGATTGAGGGAGCTGCAAAGGCGTGTTAGAGAGAGTGACCGCGTCTGCCGTTTCGAGTTAACAGCGGTAACTCCGATTCTTATCGGTGGGTACGATACCAGGACGAGTCATGAAGTGGGACGAGAGGGGCTGAGACCCTCGTCCATTAAAGGTGTGTGGAGGTGGTGGGCGCGCATCTTCGTTTCCGCCGCCATCTGTAAGAGGTTCCGGTACACGAGGTTTGTCAACCTCGAGGATGCCGATAAGATCGTGGCGAACATCTTAGGGACCACGCGTGACAGGGCAAGTTCTTCGAAATATCAAATCGTTGCGACGGATTTGCAAGTCAATGAAGTTGAGCTGGCGAAGTACAAAGATGTTGCGCGCGTAAAGCTTCTCAGGTTAGGGAGAGGAGAGATTATTAGGGATAGAGTGCTGGGGCCGAACAGTACTTTCTCTGTTGAGCTGTACAGACTAAGAAAGACGGAAGAAGCCGAAGACGCTTTTGCTGCCTCATCACTGCTCGTAGCTCTAGCCCTAGGAGGCGTCGGGAAGGCCACGAGCAGAGGGTTCGGGAAACTTGCGGTAACTAAGGTGGAATGTAATTTGAGTTCGGTTAAGGAGTTATACAGTGACCTCGAAAAGTTAAGCAAAGGTGAGATATTTAGGGAGGGATCATTCCAGGTAAAAGCAAAAGAAATCGTGAAGAAGATCTTCGAATTATGCATCAATCTTGCTTCCCCACTAGTGGTCAACATGAGCGTTTCGGGGCAGTATACACACCCTTTAATTGAGACACCTGTTGATAACTACTATGAAGTTTGCATACCAAACAAATTGTTTGGCAGCGATGTGGAAGTTCTCGAAGCGATAGGAAATGCTACTTTAAAGCTGAGCTGGAAAAGGTTGAAAGGCGTAGATATCAGATCGTCTGGAAGGAATCTCGACACTTGGATACTAGGTCTTCCACGCTCTCAACCTCCGCAATTTGAGCCGCCTCGGGATAGGATACCTCAAGCTAATCTTGAGGAGGTGCTTAGAGATCATCTGAAGAAGCTACTTAACAGGATTAAATGTGGAAATACCAATACCGACGATATTTCAAACATGATTAGGAAAAAAATTGAAGAGGATAGAAGGGGTAGGGAAGGTGGTAGGAGGGAAAAGTACAAGGTACCGACTGGATACTTCAACTGCTGCGAAAAGTACAAAGCTTTAGTTAGGAGGAGGTCGCCGATAATTTTTGTACCGATCAAAATAAGCGACGGGGAGTATAAGGGGAAGTATTATGTTGTAATTTTAGGTTTTATTACGGCTGATTGGGATAGAGTATCGTTGATACATTTAGGGTTTAACTGGAATTACCCCCATTACTTCCAGGTGACCTTCAGACCAACACAGCTAAACGACGTGAAAAGGGCCTTCAATACAGCGTTAGACAACGTCGTAAAAGTGATCGAGAGAAGTCGATGAGGTGAAAGGGATGAAGGGTCCTAGACCATCACCCACTGCTGGGCGGGCCGAAAGAGAAAGAGCACGAGTAGAGGGTGAGGAGCAAAGAAGGTTCAAAGTCCCGAAGAAACTACTTGGGGAACTGCGGGAACTGCCTAAGTTGAATGTAGATACGAACTTTCTCTCTTACGTTGTCATGATCGGGTTTGGAATCCTGCTTGAGGGAGACGATGATAGAGCCGCTGATAAGAGAGTTCTCCTCGAGATGCTCTGCTCCGTCCTCAGTCAGTTTTCATTCAGCCAAGTGCAGAAGCATCTCGAACGCGTTAGAGAGGCGCTGCTGTTGAACGGTTATAGCCTGAAGGTGTGTAGGATGGTAACGACTACCAGGACTGTTGTGGGCGCTGGGGGCTCTTTTGGGAAAGTTCCATTCGAGCTCGGGTTATCCTTTGATCCCATACTTAATGTTCCGTATATTCCGGCTTCCGCGCTTAAGGGGGCTTTTAGGCACGCGCTCGAAGAGTTGAGAGGGAAGGATCTTGCTAGGCTACTCTTCGGAGAGGAAGGAGAGGTAGGGGTTGTGGGAGTTACGGATGCGTATCCCGTAGGGGTCTTGAGAGAGCTTCAGAGTAGATCCGGAGGAGGTGCTGCGGTCCGCTTGCTGGAGCCTGATGTTCTATCGCCGCATTACCCTGAGACGAAGAAGCTGGAAACGGAGCTCGATGTTGAGCCGAAACCCGTGGTTTTTGCCGCGATAGCGCCCGGTGTTGTCTTCGAGTTTTACCTTTACTATAACAGAGGTTTGAGGGCTAAACTGGGAGGAAGGGTTGCGGACGCTAGCAGCGAGCTTAACTCGAAGAAACACATTTTCGAGGGGGACCTTGCCGCTGCGAGTAATGTGACCGTAGACGTATTACCCTCCCTCGACCTCGCAGTACTCTACGCTCTCTCCCGTGGTGTTGGAGCTAAGACGTCCATAGGTTACTCGCGATTCGAGCTTCTCGAGTACAGGACGGTGAGGTAACCATGAGTGAGGAGCTTTTCAAGCTTAAGATCGCCGCGCTGCTCCACGATCCTCCGGAAAAGCCCTGGCTGCTGCTGAGCATGGAGCCGCACGAGGAGGCGGCGCTCGAGTACGTGAGGGAGCTAGCCGGCTTCGGGGATATTCCGAGAGAGGTCAGGGAGGCTGATAGGCTGGCTTCGAGCATCGACAGGTACGTCCTCTCGATCATAATGGGCGACAGGTACGTCCGGGGGTTCATGCCCTGCAGGAAGCTAGTCCTGAAGAACCCGATCAACCCGCTCTTCCAAGTGGAGCTGCCAGAAAAGCTGCCCGCGGAGCAGGTTAAGGGATTCAGGAAGAGGCTCTTCGATGCCTTAAGCAAGGTTGCGGATGCGAAGTTGAGGTACCTGCTGCTCTACGCGCTCTACGAGGTTCTCTGGATCGACCAGGACCTACCTGTAGGGCCGGCGGAGACGAGGGTCCCCACCCACACGGTGTTCGACCACAACTACGCCACTGCCGCGGCCCTCAACTGGATGGTGAGCGACGCCAGGAAGGGTCTTCTCGTGGGGCTCGACGTGGCCGGCGTGCAGGCCTTCGTGGCGTCGAGCAGGAAGCTTAGGGACGCGTGGGTGTCCAGCTACCTCGTCTCGGCGCTGGTCTGGTACACCATCCTCCCGCTAGTGGAGCAGCTGGGGCCCGACGTCGTGGTGACCCCCTCGCTCAGGCTCAACCCGTTCTTCCTGCACTGGCTCTCCCACAAGGTGCGTAGCTGTCCGAAGGAGGAGCTTCCACCCAGCTTACCTAACGAGCTGGATAAGGCGACGAAGTACGCGTACATGGGGGATGAGTACCTGCTGGAACTGTACAAGGGCTTTTGCGTCCCACCGTACGCTTGCGTGCCCGAGAGGGCGACGCTCATCCTCCCGCCCGCGGAGAGGCTCAGGGGCATCCTCGGGGATGATGTAGCTTCAGCTCTCGAAAGCAGGTTTAGGCAGGGCTGGCGCAGCCTTTGGCAGGCGATCCGCGCGTACGCGGAGGAGAGAGCGAAGGACGAAGAGGGGGAGCTTGTTTGGAAGTTCATCGCTAGGGTCTTCAGCTACTACGATTGCGAGTACGGGAGGACCCTGTTCCACGAGGTGCCGCCGCTCCTCCTCAGGGTGGAGGTGGTCGAGGTTGAGCTGGAGGGGCAAGAGTACTGGCGTAGCTACAGCGAAAAGTACAACGAGCTGGCTTCGAGGCTCGCTCAGCGCAAGTACAAGAGGGTCGAACCTGAAGCTGAGCTGCAGGTTGGCCAGCTCACGGAAGCGGCCTTCGCTAGGGGCGTAGGCTTCCCTCGCCGCTCGCCCAGGGGCTTCGAGTACTGCACCTCCTGTGGAAGGCTGCCGGCCCTCCTCGTGCTACCCTCGGGGGAGGGCGAACGCCCCGAAGAGGAGGAGTACGGCTTCTACGTGTACGGTGCCATGGCGAAGGGCTGGGAGAGCACCGAAATCGAGGCACGGTGGAGAAGGATTAGAGATGCTGCGGCTCACGGAGAGAAAGAGCCGGAGCTCGATAGCTTCACCCAATGGCTGGAGAACTACAAAGTTAAGATTGATCTTCGGGGCCTCAAGACGATCTTCGCCCCCGGAGAGAGGCTCTGCGCCTGGTGCTTCGCGAAGAGGGTCCTCAGCCTCGAGCCACGACTACTCAACGTACTACTCTTAGGCAAGGATGAGGAATACGCTAGACGGCTCGCCAAGGAACCCCGGACACCTCAGATAGCTCGCTTCGGCTTCCCATCCACACCCGACGTGGCCTCACTTCGGCTTAGGCAGAGGCTCGTCGAGAGCGTAAGTAAGGGGGTTCTCCCAGCGCAGAGGCTCCAAGATCAGCTGGAAGTTTGCTTCCCCCTGTTCCTCGAAGTTCTCAAAGCAGCTGCGAGTGAGGCCAGGCCCTGGCTCGCCGAAAGGAAGCTGGAGAGGAAGATCAGGGAGTTGAAGCTGAGTAAGGATCTGGAGATCCTGCTGCTCGTGCTCCTTAAGGCGGACGCCGAAACGCTCTGGCTCTCCAGCGACAAGGAGTTGAGGACCGGCTGGAGCTCGCTCATACGCGAGTGGGGTCTCGCTGGCTACCTGTGGAGCTACTACGGCATCGTTCGGGCCGACGGCGACAACATCGGTAAGCTGCTCGTAGGCGACGTTTCGGCGCTGTACGGCCTGGAGGACGAGCCTGCGAGACTGAGAACCTTGCTCGCAAGCATCTTGAGGGCTGCTGGATCTTGCGAGTTCGAGAAGCTGCTTGCCGCGCTACTGGAGGAAGATGAGGAGAGGTGGCAGGCTGCATTGGAACAGTGGTCGGTGCTCCTCTCGGAGGAGCTGAACGAGAGCGAAAATGAGGTTAGAAGGCGGCTGACCAGCGCCAGGCAGGTGGTAGAGGGAATTCGGCGCAAGTGCAAGATTCCCGTGAGCATATCCTACCACTTCTCGATCAGCAGCGCCCTATCTAGAATTGCAATCCTCGAAGCGGTGGCGATCTCGAGGCTGGGGGGCTTCATCGTCTATGCCGGCGGAGACGATTTGATGGCGTTCGCCCCAGTCGACTCTCTGGCAAGGCTAGTCTACGTTAGCAGGCGCATCTTCGCGGGAGCCCCCCTCGATAAGTGCTGCGTCGAGACGACGCCTGACGGTGAAGTGCGAGCTTCTACGGCGGGAGAGCAGCACGAGTCTGAGCAGCCGTGCTTGACCAGCAGTGGAATACGAGTTTCGCCGGAAAAAGGCTTTATCAGGGTGAATAACGCCTGGCTGCCAGCCCTGCCATGCGTCGGTAGGAGCTACTGCGCGCTGCTAACTCACTACCTTTACCCGCTGCACCTGGCGCTCAATCGCGCGGGCTCAGCTCTTGAAGATGCGAAAAGCAGGGTTCGCACTCGCGTGTATGGAAAAATTCAGGAGGTACTCGTGAAGGACACTGCCGCTTTCGTCTACGTGCCGAGAGGGGGCGTGGAACTCTCCTTCGTTCCGCTGACGCTGAACAGGGGCTTCCACGTCGCGGAGGGGAGCGTTAGTGCTGAAGACTACCTGTGCGAGGTATCCCTGACCGCCAAGGCCGTTGACGGCCTGCTCCGCTCGGTATCCCCGCTTCTCGGCGAGCAGCTGTACTCCACCAGCCTCCTCTACGACGTGGAGAGCGTGAACAACAACCTCGTGGAAGCCGCTAGGCGCCACGTGGAGCTTGTTGGAACGCTGATGGACTTCGTCCTTAAGAGGAACTTGGCGCGTGGGAGGGAGAGAAGAGAGGCAGGAAGGATCAGGTGGAATGAACTCTCGGAGCTCATCTGCGAGCTGGATAAGCATGAGAGCATGAAGTTCAGGACTAGCGTAGTGGAGGCGGAGACGGGAGGGAGAGAGGAAGCTGCGCACATTTTCACGGCTATCGTTCGCTCCGCGAGGAATCTGAGGGGTGGGATGCGGTGAGCGGGGTCTCAGTCTACCAGGTTAGGGTAAAGCCGCTGGAGCCGCTCATGCTGAGGGGTCCCGGCGAGTTTGACCCCTCGGCTCGCGGGGTGAGCGCGTCCGCCGTCTCGCAGGCATTCCTCGCCCCCAGCACCGTCGCTGGGCTCTTAACGTCCCTCCTCCTACAGCAGCCGGTGAAGCCAGTTTCAAGCTGGATGTGCTACGTGGAGAGAATGCTCAATCTGCTCAACGGGCTGGGCATCCGATGGATCCGCGGCCCCTACCTGGTCCGCGACTCCACCCCCTACGTTCCGATCAGGGTGGGTGGCGACTTCTTCTTCATCGATCTGAAGCAGCTCGCCTGCCACTTCAGGCAAGAGCTCGCCAAGATCGAGAGGGGGGATCTCGAGGACTTCATGAATAGATTGCGGCAGGAGCAAAACCGCGCAGAGCCCCGCCTGCAGGAGCGGGTGGGGATAGCCTTAACCGCTCGAGAAGGGTTGAAAGCCGCGAGGGAGGGCTTCCTCTACACTGCAAGCTACGTCTCGGTCCACTGCGATTACATAGCCGTCGAGGTCGGCTTGGACAGCGCAAGAGCGCCCAATCTGCTGGTCCGGCTCGACGGGGCTGCGGCAGCGGTAGGCGGTGAAAGTAGGATCGCCAGGCTCGAGGTACGGAGTGTTGACGAAGGCGTTGTAAAGCCTATCGCTAGCGCGGGGTTCAAGGAGGGCTACGCGGTGCTCCTCTCGCCGCTCATTCTTCCTAGCCCGCTGAGAATCAAGAGAGAGGGTGGAAGGGTTAGCGTGGAAGTGGACGGTGGGTGCCTCTTAGAACTGGTCACCGGCGCTGCAGGCCTCAGGGGGTTAGGCTTCAGCATTGCTGAGAGGTCGAGGAAGCCGATGTACCCGGCGATACTCGAGGGATCGATCATCAGGCTCTGCGAGGGTCAATGCTACACGAAGGACATGGGCCCCTACGCGAACGTACCGAAGAGGACGTCACTCATCGAGCTGCTGGGGAGGACGGGCTACGGGAGCCTCATCGAGCTTGGGTGAGCGCCCCTCGGGGCGAGGCTGGCTCGTCAGCGACGCCGGTATTCGCGGCAGCCGGTGACGTCCACGACCTTGACAAGTGCGAGTACCTCACGGATGCCAGCGCATGCCGGGGGGTGGAGCAGTACGAGACGTTTTCTCCGTAGAAGCTCTAGCACGTTGCTACCCTGCGAAGCTCGTGAAAATCTTCGTTCAGGATTCCCTCCTCCTGAACAGGCTGCTTCAAGGTGATCAACGTTTGATAAACGAGCTTTTCCCGAGGAGGGTACTACGCAGAACCGACTCAGCAGACCATCTCGTGCGCGGCTCCTGGATATATTCGTACTACGAGGGTTCTCTCTCGAAAGAGGATCGGGATAGAGTCGATGAAGCGCGCAGATGCCTCGAGGAGTTCTGCCGTCAGTTCAAGTGCGAGGTCACTACGCTGCCGGGGATAGCATCTGGGAGGAGAGACAGCTACGTTTACACGTGGAGGGGTGGAAGGGGGAACTTCTACAGGGCGCTCCTCGCGGGTGTCGTGGGCTACACGCTCAAGGCCTTGTGCGAGCACGCGGGGGAGGGTTCGATCGATGTCATCGTCGATACCACGCACGGCATCAAATACTTCGCCCACGCGCTTAGAGAGGGCGTGTCGCTGGCTTGCTCGCTGTACTCGCTGAAGCGGGCCCTGCAACCCCCACAATCACACTCTCTCACTATAACTCCGACCCCTTGTCGATAAGGGGCTTCAAGAGGGAAGGCGTGTCTGTCAGAATCAACGGGATCGCCGAAGAGAAGATCCGCGCGGTGGTGGTTTCACGCCTCAAGGAGTTCCTCGAGATCTGCGCCACGAGCTTCGGCTCGCTCGAGAGAGCTGCTGAGAGCCTAGCCGGGCACTGGAGCAGAGGTGGCTGCACCGCGGACGA
Coding sequences within:
- a CDS encoding ribbon-helix-helix protein, CopG family; its protein translation is MTTVKVSVSLPEDLLKRVDALCRQLRMSRSEFIAKVLEEKLGAGEKDSRYPTVLWKLSTTGYLRLRSPRLRGRSIGEGWIVEEV
- a CDS encoding nucleotidyltransferase domain-containing protein, with product MRSQKLYKTRREVLEALERLARELGATVYLFGSYARGDHTLESDVDVVVVCERFEGMEYAERVALVRLKLPREFGFDIVALTPREFSERSGRAFFKEVSRYWIEIKP
- a CDS encoding HEPN domain-containing protein, whose protein sequence is MPVRDEALDWLAEARADLRHAEVSISVGDYNWACFAAQQAAEKALKALILHALGGYARRHDLVKLYRRAKGAGILLGEISEGALFRLSAYYTVARSPSAGVERPSEEITREQAEEAVSTARGVLDEVAKALQDP
- a CDS encoding clan AA aspartic protease, yielding MRVREDVKLHCGGRSVEVAAFVDTGATTLVLPRRVAEELGVKPLGGMVAELADGTVREVDYGAVEVEVSGRRAPVLAAIVEGGEVCLGVEALERLGLAVDPTTGKIHPTRRFVTRL
- the cmr4 gene encoding type III-B CRISPR module RAMP protein Cmr4, whose product is MAQLSQHLIRVPSTYQLADLVFIEAVTHVHAGVGRAGGVVDLPVQRDEYGYPCIYASSLKGALKTALLWALVKEKNDLALARRAVEALLGPEPEPEESFESSVAVLDARLVAMPVRSLRGVYAYVTSPLLLRSFLEYSRLYGASEKLVGDVESLLKEAEGVARGSCLCVGDKDQLVVSELEGNIILLEELWLNPKPAQSGGELSKALGLDKPLLVLHDDEARHAIDRGLLRLTRVRLRRDTKTVEEGGLWSEEYVPAKTRFATVFLFKKPPLAEKFVTSLLGRQSEGERGQQRVDDTAYLEALVKLGLLNDSTRKRVEEALQKNDLAGATAHLASSVRERVKELLANHLKGYVVLGGHETIGKGIVRLQVVSA
- a CDS encoding type III-B CRISPR module-associated protein Cmr5, encoding MSAEQLRDPVRAALDIFMTIRGELERRAKSEKEKTDFGRDLRARARDAPELIEEVGLVPALSFFYSKSDKIGYELMLKAILLYLQRIQIVPSNINLDAILAGERNTDAMIDLLRDLLKWSTVVVPILRPFLVEFKRLCEATWSERGSS
- the cmr1 gene encoding type III-B CRISPR module RAMP protein Cmr1, which translates into the protein MSTYSRLRELQRRVRESDRVCRFELTAVTPILIGGYDTRTSHEVGREGLRPSSIKGVWRWWARIFVSAAICKRFRYTRFVNLEDADKIVANILGTTRDRASSSKYQIVATDLQVNEVELAKYKDVARVKLLRLGRGEIIRDRVLGPNSTFSVELYRLRKTEEAEDAFAASSLLVALALGGVGKATSRGFGKLAVTKVECNLSSVKELYSDLEKLSKGEIFREGSFQVKAKEIVKKIFELCINLASPLVVNMSVSGQYTHPLIETPVDNYYEVCIPNKLFGSDVEVLEAIGNATLKLSWKRLKGVDIRSSGRNLDTWILGLPRSQPPQFEPPRDRIPQANLEEVLRDHLKKLLNRIKCGNTNTDDISNMIRKKIEEDRRGREGGRREKYKVPTGYFNCCEKYKALVRRRSPIIFVPIKISDGEYKGKYYVVILGFITADWDRVSLIHLGFNWNYPHYFQVTFRPTQLNDVKRAFNTALDNVVKVIERSR
- a CDS encoding RAMP superfamily CRISPR-associated protein, translated to MKGPRPSPTAGRAERERARVEGEEQRRFKVPKKLLGELRELPKLNVDTNFLSYVVMIGFGILLEGDDDRAADKRVLLEMLCSVLSQFSFSQVQKHLERVREALLLNGYSLKVCRMVTTTRTVVGAGGSFGKVPFELGLSFDPILNVPYIPASALKGAFRHALEELRGKDLARLLFGEEGEVGVVGVTDAYPVGVLRELQSRSGGGAAVRLLEPDVLSPHYPETKKLETELDVEPKPVVFAAIAPGVVFEFYLYYNRGLRAKLGGRVADASSELNSKKHIFEGDLAAASNVTVDVLPSLDLAVLYALSRGVGAKTSIGYSRFELLEYRTVR